In the Engraulis encrasicolus isolate BLACKSEA-1 chromosome 9, IST_EnEncr_1.0, whole genome shotgun sequence genome, one interval contains:
- the tmem14ca gene encoding transmembrane protein 14C, producing the protein MPVDWAGYGYAALVASGGVMGYVKAGSVPSLAAGLGFGTLAGIGAYKISEDPKDVWVSLVTAGTLSATMGMRFYKSRKFMPPGLMCVASLLMVAKIGYGMLEKPQQS; encoded by the exons ATGCCGGTTGATTGGGCAGGCTATGGATATGCAGCCCTAGTTGCATCTGGGGGAGTGATGGGATATGTCAAAGCAG GCAGTGTCCCCTCCCTGGCTGCTGGCCTCGGATTCGGAACCCTTGCAGGCATAGGAGCTTATAAGATATCCGAAGACCCCAAGGATGTTTGGGTTTCTTTAG TCACCGCTGGGACCTTGTCGGCTACTATGGGAATGAGATTTTACAAATCTAGGAAGTTCATGCCCCCTGGTCTGATGTGTGTCGCAAG TCTACTGATGGTTGCCAAGATCGGCTATGGGATGCTGGAGAAGCCTCAGCAGTCATGA